ATTGGTAGATTGGGAACCGTCATTCATTAAATTTAGCCTAGCGGTTGTCTGTGACATCTGGTCAGATAAATTCATCACTTTGCCACCAGCACGGATGGCAGCGTAAGCACCTGCTAATAGCTTCGCCTTGTTAACCAGCCCGTCCATGCCAGAAGTGCCTTTTTTCACTGTATCATTGAATTGTTCCTGTTTGTTCTCGGCATTTTCAATTTCTTCTTTGATCATTACAACCTGGGATTCCGCTTGTGACATGGCGCTTTTCATTGCTTTGATTTCATTAGGGTCAAAAGCGTTCCCAGAAGTTAAATCGACTTTTTGTAAAACTCCAATCAGAGTATTGCAAACACTGCAAATCCCACGTATAGGGGCGGTCATCCTGTCAATTACACTAAGAGTTGATTGTATTCCTGCCAAATTGTCACCTCCTTCTGGCTTTTACTTTTTTCGCTTCTTTCTTTTCGTGTTCAATCCGTTTATCTATCGCAGCAATGATAAATGCTTTTTCGTTTGGATCTAAATTGATAAACACAGAAGGTAAAATTCGGAGTTTGTGGAGGCAATAGTAAGCGTAATTCGCTTCTGGATCGCCCCCTTCAATTAGTTTTTTGCTTCTTCCACCTTGTCATTCATGCTTTCATCCAATCCGCACAACTGATTAACAAAAGCGGAAAATGCCATATATTCTCCTGGATCGTCCACCATTTCCCGTACCAAATCTTCCGGCGTCATCACCCCATAGGAATCCTGCAATTCTTTACTATACAAGTTTGGTTCTACCACACAGGCAGAGATAACTTTCGCAATATATTTGGTGGAATCAAATTTTGTACGGACTGTATTTTTTCCACGTACAGGGGTTTCAATCATACAATCTTCACGGATTTGGTCATGGATTTTACTTGTAATTGGACGGATAGTCCACAGCAAAGGTTTACCATTTTCATCTGTCAATGATTTTGTTGCGGCATAAGTAGTGTCTTTTTTTTGCTTTTTATTCTTTTTTAAAAATAAGGATAAACTGTTCATAGTCAAAACCTCCTAATAGAAACCCCGCCATCGTTGGCGGGGATAGATTATGATAACATGCCTTCCAATAAAGCGAAGGTCTCTGGCATTTTGAAATCTTCAAAAGTGAAATCCATATCTTCATCCAGATATTCACCATC
This is a stretch of genomic DNA from Clostridium facile. It encodes these proteins:
- a CDS encoding phage tail assembly chaperone, whose amino-acid sequence is MNSLSLFLKKNKKQKKDTTYAATKSLTDENGKPLLWTIRPITSKIHDQIREDCMIETPVRGKNTVRTKFDSTKYIAKVISACVVEPNLYSKELQDSYGVMTPEDLVREMVDDPGEYMAFSAFVNQLCGLDESMNDKVEEAKN